The following are encoded in a window of Labrus bergylta chromosome 16, fLabBer1.1, whole genome shotgun sequence genomic DNA:
- the strada gene encoding STE20-related kinase adapter protein alpha isoform X3 produces MGSFLPDSGSYEVLTIIGRGLDDLLAVNLARYRPTGEHVAIRRIDMESCTNDMVTYLQSELQVSKLFHHSSILPYKSVFIAENELWVITPFMAYGSARDLICTHFTDGMAELTIAYILLGMLKALEYIHHMGYVHRSVKASHVLISADGQVCMSGLRSIFSLIRHGQRARVVHDFPQYSVKVLPWLSPEVLQQNLHGYDSRSDIYSLGITACELANGHVPFKDMPATQMLLEKLNGTVPCLLDTTTIPPEELSLKPSRSGADSGICEGPGAGGVRQSNGEASTSSSGHPYNRTFSPHFHAFVELCLQRDPEKRPSASTLVGHPFFKQIKRRPSEALPELLRPVTPITSYETSQMQASPSGLASLESGLSHLEVDDWDF; encoded by the exons ATGGGCAGCTTCCTCCCTGACAGCGGCTCCTACGAGGTCCTTACTATTATCG gACGGGGTCTGGATGACTTGCTGGCAGTGAACCTGGCCCGGTACAGACCCACTGGGGAGCATGTGGCCATCCGACGGATTGACATGGAGTCATGCACTAACGACATGGTTACTTACCTGCAG AGTGAACTACAAGTGTCAAAGCTGTTTCATCACTCCAGTATTCTTCCTTACAAGAGTGTTTTCATAGCTGAGAATGAGCTGTGGGTCATCACCCCCTTCATGGCTTATG GGTCAGCCAGAGATCTGATCTGCACACACTTCACTGATGGTATGGCGGAGTTGACCATTGCATACATTTTACTTGGTATGCTCAAAGCTCTGGAATACATTCACCACATGGGATATGTGCACCG GAGTGTGAAGGCCAGCCATGTGCTGATCTCAGCAGACGGACAGGTCTGCATGTCAGGTCTACGGAGCATCTTCAGCCTGATCCGTCATGGCCAGAGGGCCAGAGTTGTCCACGACTTCCCCCAGTACAGCGTCAAGGTGCTGCCATGGCTCAGTCCTGAGGTGCTGCAGCAG aaCCTGCATGGTTATGATTCTCGGTCAGACATCTACAGTCTGGGCATCACTGCCTGTGAACTGGCCAATGGACACGTTCCCTTCAAAGACATGCCAGCTacacag ATGCTGCTGGAGAAGCTAAACGGGACGGTGCCGTGTTTGCTAGATACCACCACGATCCCCCCAGAGGAGCTGTCACTAAAGCCGTCTCGCTCTGGGGCAGATTCTGGGATCTGTGAGGGCCCTGGTGCTGGAGGAGTTCGTCAGTCCAACGGGGAGGCCTCCACCTCCTCGTCAGGGCACCCCTACAATCGCACCTTCTCCCCACACTTCCACGCTTTTGTTGAGCTGTGTCTACAGCGAGACCCTGAAAAGAG aCCGTCTGCCAGCACTCTCGTAGGCCACCCCTTCTTCAAACAG ATAAAACGCCGGCCCTCAGAAGCTTTGCCGGAGCTGTTGAGGCCTGTGACGCCCATCACGAGCTACGAGACCTCCCAGATGCAGGCCTCTCCCTCTGGACTGGCCAGCCTGGAGTCGGGCCTCAGCCACCTGGAAGTGGACGACTGGGACTTCTGA
- the strada gene encoding STE20-related kinase adapter protein alpha isoform X1, translating to MSFLRWVSEKLSVESLRDLELFGEQAQGLSHRKAHEDSQESLTSLPHRDTMGSFLPDSGSYEVLTIIGRGLDDLLAVNLARYRPTGEHVAIRRIDMESCTNDMVTYLQSELQVSKLFHHSSILPYKSVFIAENELWVITPFMAYGSARDLICTHFTDGMAELTIAYILLGMLKALEYIHHMGYVHRSVKASHVLISADGQVCMSGLRSIFSLIRHGQRARVVHDFPQYSVKVLPWLSPEVLQQNLHGYDSRSDIYSLGITACELANGHVPFKDMPATQMLLEKLNGTVPCLLDTTTIPPEELSLKPSRSGADSGICEGPGAGGVRQSNGEASTSSSGHPYNRTFSPHFHAFVELCLQRDPEKRPSASTLVGHPFFKQIKRRPSEALPELLRPVTPITSYETSQMQASPSGLASLESGLSHLEVDDWDF from the exons ATGTCTTTTCTT CGCTGGGTATCTGAGAAATTGAGTGTGGAGAGCCTGCGGGATTTGGAGTTATTTGGAG AGCAAGCTCAGGGACTCTCTCACAGGAAA GCCCATGAGGATAGTCAGGAGAGTCTGACCTCCCTCCCTCATCGGGACACCATGGGCAGCTTCCTCCCTGACAGCGGCTCCTACGAGGTCCTTACTATTATCG gACGGGGTCTGGATGACTTGCTGGCAGTGAACCTGGCCCGGTACAGACCCACTGGGGAGCATGTGGCCATCCGACGGATTGACATGGAGTCATGCACTAACGACATGGTTACTTACCTGCAG AGTGAACTACAAGTGTCAAAGCTGTTTCATCACTCCAGTATTCTTCCTTACAAGAGTGTTTTCATAGCTGAGAATGAGCTGTGGGTCATCACCCCCTTCATGGCTTATG GGTCAGCCAGAGATCTGATCTGCACACACTTCACTGATGGTATGGCGGAGTTGACCATTGCATACATTTTACTTGGTATGCTCAAAGCTCTGGAATACATTCACCACATGGGATATGTGCACCG GAGTGTGAAGGCCAGCCATGTGCTGATCTCAGCAGACGGACAGGTCTGCATGTCAGGTCTACGGAGCATCTTCAGCCTGATCCGTCATGGCCAGAGGGCCAGAGTTGTCCACGACTTCCCCCAGTACAGCGTCAAGGTGCTGCCATGGCTCAGTCCTGAGGTGCTGCAGCAG aaCCTGCATGGTTATGATTCTCGGTCAGACATCTACAGTCTGGGCATCACTGCCTGTGAACTGGCCAATGGACACGTTCCCTTCAAAGACATGCCAGCTacacag ATGCTGCTGGAGAAGCTAAACGGGACGGTGCCGTGTTTGCTAGATACCACCACGATCCCCCCAGAGGAGCTGTCACTAAAGCCGTCTCGCTCTGGGGCAGATTCTGGGATCTGTGAGGGCCCTGGTGCTGGAGGAGTTCGTCAGTCCAACGGGGAGGCCTCCACCTCCTCGTCAGGGCACCCCTACAATCGCACCTTCTCCCCACACTTCCACGCTTTTGTTGAGCTGTGTCTACAGCGAGACCCTGAAAAGAG aCCGTCTGCCAGCACTCTCGTAGGCCACCCCTTCTTCAAACAG ATAAAACGCCGGCCCTCAGAAGCTTTGCCGGAGCTGTTGAGGCCTGTGACGCCCATCACGAGCTACGAGACCTCCCAGATGCAGGCCTCTCCCTCTGGACTGGCCAGCCTGGAGTCGGGCCTCAGCCACCTGGAAGTGGACGACTGGGACTTCTGA
- the rnf113a gene encoding E3 ubiquitin-protein ligase RNF113A isoform X2: MAESEEPKKGPCTFLFKKSTKKFSGRKRKASDSDKDNSDEDQSSVVRKERKGLKVNPMIQRTKKVEKDAVSTSESEEEKEDKKITVAYKSTRSAKPEGPEDMGATATYELDTEKDKDAQAIFEKSQKIQEELTGKEDDKIYRGINNYQKFIKPKDTTMGNASSGMVRKGPIRAPEHLRATVRWDYQPDICKDYKETGFCGFGDSCKFLHDRSDYKHGWQIERELEEGRYGANDDENYEVSSDDEDLPFKCFICRESFKNPIITKCRHYFCEVCALQHYRKSKRCYVCNTQTNGVFNPAKELMAKMEKRQAAADQPPSEEED; encoded by the exons ATGGCGGAATCTGAGGAGCCAAAGAAGGGCCCTTgcacttttttgtttaaaaaatcgACTAAGAAGTTCTCCGGACGAAAGAGAAAAGCAAGCGACAGCGACAAAG ACAACAGTGATGAGGACCAGAGCTCTGTGGTcaggaaagaaaggaaaggcCTCAAAGTCAACCCCATGATTCAAAGG ACAAAGAAGGTGGAAAAGGATGCTGTGTCTACCAGTGAAagtgaagaagagaaagaagacaagaaaatcACTGTTGCTTACAAGTCCACACGATCAGCA AAACCAGAGGGACCAGAGGACATGGGTGCAACTGCTACTTATGAACTggacacagagaaagacaaggaTGCCCAGGCCATTTTTGAGAAAAGTCAGAAAATCCAAGAG GAGCTAACAGGTAAAGAAGACGATAAAATCTACCGTGGCATTAATAACTACCAAAAATTCATCAAACCAAAAGATACCACCATGGGAAATGCCTCCTCTGGCATGGTCAG AaaaggaccaatcagagccCCTGAACACCTGAGAGCCACAGTGAGGTGGGACTACCAGCCAGACATCTGCAAAGACTATAAGGAAACCGGGTTCTGTGGTTTTGGAG ACAGCTGCAAGTTTCTCCATGACAGATCGGACTACAAACATGGCTGGCAGATTGAGAGGGAACTGGAAGAGGGCAGATATGGGGCAAATG ATGATGAGAACTACGAGGTGAGCAGCGATGACGAGGATTTGCCCTTCAAATGCTTCATCTGCAGGGAGTCCTTCAAGAATCCTATTATTACAAA GTGTCGGCACTACTTCTGTGAGGTCTGCGCTCTCCAGCATTACCGCAAGTCCAAGCGTTGCTATGTGTGCAACACTCAAACCAACGGTGTCTTCAATCCAGCTAAAG AACTGATGGCCAAGATGGAGAAACGTCAGGCCGCAGCAGACCAGCCAccgtcagaggaggaagattaa
- the strada gene encoding STE20-related kinase adapter protein alpha isoform X2, whose amino-acid sequence MSFLAHEDSQESLTSLPHRDTMGSFLPDSGSYEVLTIIGRGLDDLLAVNLARYRPTGEHVAIRRIDMESCTNDMVTYLQSELQVSKLFHHSSILPYKSVFIAENELWVITPFMAYGSARDLICTHFTDGMAELTIAYILLGMLKALEYIHHMGYVHRSVKASHVLISADGQVCMSGLRSIFSLIRHGQRARVVHDFPQYSVKVLPWLSPEVLQQNLHGYDSRSDIYSLGITACELANGHVPFKDMPATQMLLEKLNGTVPCLLDTTTIPPEELSLKPSRSGADSGICEGPGAGGVRQSNGEASTSSSGHPYNRTFSPHFHAFVELCLQRDPEKRPSASTLVGHPFFKQIKRRPSEALPELLRPVTPITSYETSQMQASPSGLASLESGLSHLEVDDWDF is encoded by the exons ATGTCTTTTCTT GCCCATGAGGATAGTCAGGAGAGTCTGACCTCCCTCCCTCATCGGGACACCATGGGCAGCTTCCTCCCTGACAGCGGCTCCTACGAGGTCCTTACTATTATCG gACGGGGTCTGGATGACTTGCTGGCAGTGAACCTGGCCCGGTACAGACCCACTGGGGAGCATGTGGCCATCCGACGGATTGACATGGAGTCATGCACTAACGACATGGTTACTTACCTGCAG AGTGAACTACAAGTGTCAAAGCTGTTTCATCACTCCAGTATTCTTCCTTACAAGAGTGTTTTCATAGCTGAGAATGAGCTGTGGGTCATCACCCCCTTCATGGCTTATG GGTCAGCCAGAGATCTGATCTGCACACACTTCACTGATGGTATGGCGGAGTTGACCATTGCATACATTTTACTTGGTATGCTCAAAGCTCTGGAATACATTCACCACATGGGATATGTGCACCG GAGTGTGAAGGCCAGCCATGTGCTGATCTCAGCAGACGGACAGGTCTGCATGTCAGGTCTACGGAGCATCTTCAGCCTGATCCGTCATGGCCAGAGGGCCAGAGTTGTCCACGACTTCCCCCAGTACAGCGTCAAGGTGCTGCCATGGCTCAGTCCTGAGGTGCTGCAGCAG aaCCTGCATGGTTATGATTCTCGGTCAGACATCTACAGTCTGGGCATCACTGCCTGTGAACTGGCCAATGGACACGTTCCCTTCAAAGACATGCCAGCTacacag ATGCTGCTGGAGAAGCTAAACGGGACGGTGCCGTGTTTGCTAGATACCACCACGATCCCCCCAGAGGAGCTGTCACTAAAGCCGTCTCGCTCTGGGGCAGATTCTGGGATCTGTGAGGGCCCTGGTGCTGGAGGAGTTCGTCAGTCCAACGGGGAGGCCTCCACCTCCTCGTCAGGGCACCCCTACAATCGCACCTTCTCCCCACACTTCCACGCTTTTGTTGAGCTGTGTCTACAGCGAGACCCTGAAAAGAG aCCGTCTGCCAGCACTCTCGTAGGCCACCCCTTCTTCAAACAG ATAAAACGCCGGCCCTCAGAAGCTTTGCCGGAGCTGTTGAGGCCTGTGACGCCCATCACGAGCTACGAGACCTCCCAGATGCAGGCCTCTCCCTCTGGACTGGCCAGCCTGGAGTCGGGCCTCAGCCACCTGGAAGTGGACGACTGGGACTTCTGA
- the rnf113a gene encoding E3 ubiquitin-protein ligase RNF113A isoform X1, whose product MAESEEPKKGPCTFLFKKSTKKFSGRKRKASDSDKDDNSDEDQSSVVRKERKGLKVNPMIQRTKKVEKDAVSTSESEEEKEDKKITVAYKSTRSAKPEGPEDMGATATYELDTEKDKDAQAIFEKSQKIQEELTGKEDDKIYRGINNYQKFIKPKDTTMGNASSGMVRKGPIRAPEHLRATVRWDYQPDICKDYKETGFCGFGDSCKFLHDRSDYKHGWQIERELEEGRYGANDDENYEVSSDDEDLPFKCFICRESFKNPIITKCRHYFCEVCALQHYRKSKRCYVCNTQTNGVFNPAKELMAKMEKRQAAADQPPSEEED is encoded by the exons ATGGCGGAATCTGAGGAGCCAAAGAAGGGCCCTTgcacttttttgtttaaaaaatcgACTAAGAAGTTCTCCGGACGAAAGAGAAAAGCAAGCGACAGCGACAAAG ATGACAACAGTGATGAGGACCAGAGCTCTGTGGTcaggaaagaaaggaaaggcCTCAAAGTCAACCCCATGATTCAAAGG ACAAAGAAGGTGGAAAAGGATGCTGTGTCTACCAGTGAAagtgaagaagagaaagaagacaagaaaatcACTGTTGCTTACAAGTCCACACGATCAGCA AAACCAGAGGGACCAGAGGACATGGGTGCAACTGCTACTTATGAACTggacacagagaaagacaaggaTGCCCAGGCCATTTTTGAGAAAAGTCAGAAAATCCAAGAG GAGCTAACAGGTAAAGAAGACGATAAAATCTACCGTGGCATTAATAACTACCAAAAATTCATCAAACCAAAAGATACCACCATGGGAAATGCCTCCTCTGGCATGGTCAG AaaaggaccaatcagagccCCTGAACACCTGAGAGCCACAGTGAGGTGGGACTACCAGCCAGACATCTGCAAAGACTATAAGGAAACCGGGTTCTGTGGTTTTGGAG ACAGCTGCAAGTTTCTCCATGACAGATCGGACTACAAACATGGCTGGCAGATTGAGAGGGAACTGGAAGAGGGCAGATATGGGGCAAATG ATGATGAGAACTACGAGGTGAGCAGCGATGACGAGGATTTGCCCTTCAAATGCTTCATCTGCAGGGAGTCCTTCAAGAATCCTATTATTACAAA GTGTCGGCACTACTTCTGTGAGGTCTGCGCTCTCCAGCATTACCGCAAGTCCAAGCGTTGCTATGTGTGCAACACTCAAACCAACGGTGTCTTCAATCCAGCTAAAG AACTGATGGCCAAGATGGAGAAACGTCAGGCCGCAGCAGACCAGCCAccgtcagaggaggaagattaa